The DNA sequence TCCCCTCCTGATAAACATTAGCCTTGCCGAGCGGCACGGTGTAGGGCCCCTCTGGCACCTCCGATTTTATCGACCGGTAGAGCCTCGACGGCTCGAGGAACATGACCGGGTCCGGGTCCCTTATGGCCGAGACGAGAAGCCCCTTCGCGTTATACGGGTTCGAGGGGACGACCACCTTGAGCCCCGGCATGTGGGAGAAGATGGCCTCGGGCGAGTCCGAGTGAAGCTCGGGCCCCTTTATGCCTACGCCGTAGGGGGCCCGCACCACGAGCGGGCAGGTAAAGCGCCCCCTCGAACGCGTGCGGATACGCGCGGCGTGGGAGTAGACCTGCTCGAACGCCTCGTAAATGAAAGCAATGAACTGTATCTCGGCCACGGGCTTGAGGCCGTAGACGGCCATGCCCACGGCCGCCCCGAGTATGCCCACTTCCGAGAGCGGGGTGTCCACCACCCTCCCCGGGCCGAACTTTTCGAGCAGCCCGTCGGTTACCCTGAAGACCCCGCCGTCCAGACCCACGTCCTCGCCGATAACCAGTACGTCCCCG is a window from the Thermodesulfobacteriota bacterium genome containing:
- a CDS encoding alpha-ketoacid dehydrogenase subunit beta — protein: MAKINMVQAINLALAEEMAGDGDVLVIGEDVGLDGGVFRVTDGLLEKFGPGRVVDTPLSEVGILGAAVGMAVYGLKPVAEIQFIAFIYEAFEQVYSHAARIRTRSRGRFTCPLVVRAPYGVGIKGPELHSDSPEAIFSHMPGLKVVVPSNPYNAKGLLVSAIRDPDPVMFLEPSRLYRSIKSEVPEGPYTVPLGKANVYQEGKDFTVVAWGAMLHRAAEATEGFDAEIIDLMTLKPFDEETVLDSVRKTGRLVIVHEATKYCGMGAEIAALAAEEAMLSLKAPVLRVAGPDAVPPMAKLEDDYLPGKDRIRRAYETVMKY